One Thermococcus sp. DNA window includes the following coding sequences:
- a CDS encoding hydrogenase maturation protease: protein MRTLILALGNELMRDDGVGLKVGRVLKEMGYNVLEAGTDVFLLANHYKGEDRIVIVDAILSDKLEAGEIVHLRGEEVFEKLKAEIRSAHFMGAIDGLKLLMAMDERLAKADIHFVGVVVREIDLGMELSDEVKDAIPRVVELIERLSRDSKTPKGHP from the coding sequence ACTAATTCTCGCCCTCGGAAACGAACTCATGAGGGACGATGGAGTTGGACTTAAAGTTGGCAGAGTTCTCAAGGAGATGGGCTACAACGTTCTCGAAGCTGGAACCGACGTCTTCCTCCTGGCCAACCACTACAAAGGAGAGGATAGGATTGTTATAGTTGATGCAATACTCAGCGATAAGCTTGAAGCGGGTGAAATAGTTCATCTGAGGGGGGAGGAAGTTTTTGAAAAACTAAAGGCAGAGATAAGGAGTGCTCACTTCATGGGTGCGATAGACGGCTTGAAACTCCTAATGGCAATGGACGAGCGCCTTGCCAAAGCGGACATCCATTTCGTGGGTGTTGTTGTCAGGGAGATAGACCTTGGGATGGAGCTGAGCGATGAAGTCAAGGACGCCATTCCGAGGGTCGTTGAGCTTATCGAACGCCTCTCTAGGGACAGTAAAACCCCAAAAGGACATCCTTAA